The following DNA comes from Cucumis sativus cultivar 9930 chromosome 7, Cucumber_9930_V3, whole genome shotgun sequence.
GGAAGTTGTGGAAAATGGGATTTTCCATGATTTTCACTGTTTGTAGTGCATTGTTGCTTCTGAGCTCTTCATCTGCCAATGCCCAAACAGCCAGCCCCCCCTCATTTAGCCCGACCCCGGCACCGGCGCCAGCCCCAGATTTTGTAAACCTCACAGATCTGCTCACTGTAGCTGGTCCATTTCACACCTTCCTCAGTTACCTCCAGTCCACCAAAGCCATCGACACCTTCCAAAACCAAGCCAATAACACAGAGGAAGGAGTGACTATCTTTGTCCCAAAAGACAGCGCTTTCTCGGCACAAAAGAAACCGTCTCTCTCGAATCTCACCGCGGATCAACTCAAGTCTCTTATCCTATTTCATGGGTTGCCACATTACTATTCCCTTGCTGAGTTCAGGAACCTCAGCCTTCAGAACCCGATCCCAACGTTTGCCGGTGGGCAATACAGTTTGAACTTCACAGACGTTTCTGGGACTATCCATATTGGCTCTGGCTGGACTAACACAAAGGTTAGTAGCAGTGTGCATTCAAGTGATCCTGTTGCTGTTTACCAAGTAGACAAACTTCTGCTGCCTGAGGCAATCTTCGGAACTGATATTCCACCAACCCCGGCCCCAGCACCCGCACCTGATATCGCTCCTGCTGCTGACGCTCCTTCGGATGTTATTGATGGGAGGGCTGCTCCATCTTCAGAACCAAAGCCATCATCTTCCCATAGGATCATCAATTGGGGAATTTTGATTCACATTGTTTTGGGTATCTCTGgtggatttttgttttgattgtgATCAGAAATCCTACCATCCATTTattacatttatgaaaactatattgccattttgttttgttattgatGTGAAGctccatttttttatgaacATATATGTTGTTGGATTTGTGCATGAGAATTCCTATTGTGTGGTCTATAAATTATGACGGGGAaggatttttgttttacaGTTCAATGAATTCATCCTCTAATAAATATACCAattcttgtatttttattgacaaaaataactTCATCTTTCCAACTTTGGTTTGTATATCTGTGATATGGAATCcaataaattgtaattaagAACTCTTTGATAATTTGACTAAAATTCCCAAATCAGCCTGATTTTTTCCTAAAAGTAGATCAAATTTCTATTCTTCAAATGCTACACGAGATAGGAAGATCAAATTCCACTTGAATGAATGTTTTTAGCATTGCAATTCATGATTCAAAAAGCTCTTTTTGGCTAAACTTGAGGAAGACCAACGACTAAATTTGATTATCATAATCGGAATAAATCAACCCAATCTCTCAATACAACTCTCATTTAAATGATAAACCTAAAACATACTAAAATTACATTAcaattattaaatcaaatctaattaataatttgatgctTTCATGGTTCtttcatcaataaaatataattattaaaatctaattaataacTTGATGGTTCCATGGTTCTTTCATCctaaatcattttcattatgaTCACACCACTctagaaattagaaagatttcttttacaaattttaaactaatatctaagttctatatttaaaaattttaaaacttatcaTTTCCATGGagtggttttgaaaaaaatgaaagtaatttttttcattatttcaaaatcactttcgATTGTGTGTATAACCGTAACGGTTTGAACTTACTCGAGCCTGGAAAAAGATGGGACCATTCCAAAGATTTGAAGAGTTGTAATTAATGAGGATGGAAATTTTGTGTGTATGATTTGGTTATTGACATGGAAAGATGAAACCATGAAAAGGATGAGAAACTCCCCAACAAAAAGAATGAGACAAAGtgtgaaaagaaataaaagaaaatgaaatgaaagagtGTAAACTAAATCCAACTACATATTCacttcaaattgaaataacCCCAACTTTCACAATACATCtaccaattttaccaacaaaatatatgttcCATTAAACGAGTTTAACCATGTTAGGGTTTGATTTCCTTTATGCTCTAAACGTTGTAGGAAATAGGAAAACTAAATGTATGATAAGTACTATTTTTTTCGAGtttgaaactttgaatttttgtacCCTCATTGCCTATTAATTAAGTTACCAATAACCTAACACGTGGGAGACTATAAAATCTACCATAAATATGTAGACACTAATGTCTAATCGTATTGTAGCtaatatgaataaattttaagttacaATAACCCAAATGATAATTTCACTAACAATAATGAttcttctttctgtttttttcgTTCATCTCCAAGGAAATATGATCTAAAATTGAATGTTAAATCAATGGATTGGACAATGCACCTTGATCAAGACAAACATGTAAAAACAAGTATGTGCCTAAAGTGTTTCCATGTGTTGGTATTGTGCTGTGTCCAAACCgaacaaatattttgtccaCCAAAATATGACCTAAAATTATACCATGGAgttatgtttttgttggtaataaataattacacCAACACAATTAGATAATAGAAACTCAGTCTAAATGATTAAATCACTTTAAAGCTAAATTcatcaattcaaacataataACTAAGTCGATACGACACTTATTACCATTCTATAGTTCAATCTTTCCTTTCATAAttgtttgaactaaaaaaacgattaaaaagttgaattattCTTTGCTTgcttagaagaaaaataggaagaatATTACACCTTCtctatttctcttttcaatttcatcaaatttctCATCCATATTCAAGAATAAATGACACTCAAAGAATGCGGATTGaattaaagtataaaaattgtagattagcaaaaaatgtataatttcaTCTTAAATATGAGAGTTGAATTTgtgttgaagatgaagaacaaGACATTCatgcattaattaatagaaagtAAAGGCACCCAAAGAGAGAGATTGCGTAATCATTAAGAAATTCATGAGAAAAGAGAGCGTAAGCaatgaattttcattttcaaaactctCCATAGAatgaaaacatgaaagaatgaaaaaggaaaggttgattaaattaaatcatatatgattatttattataattatatattttgaggCTTTCAGTGGctgaatttggtttttggttccCCATTTTTCTTGGTCTCTCTCAGCAGTTCCTCAAAACAAGCACGCCTTTCTCTCGTTTTCCTCGCCTATTCCTGTCCCTATTCCATTCGCCTTCTTCACACATCCTCATTCATTCCCACCACCTCTCTTTCACTCTTCACCATGACATTGCTTTTCTGATTAATCTCTTTCTTCCATCTCGATTTTAGGACTTTTTCTCTAGGTACGATGTCTTTTCCCTTGCTCTTCATtgattttccttcttttcatCCAATTTGTTGTTTTCAGACTATTCCATGAATCCCCATGTTTTTGTGTGTTAGTATTCATGCATAGTTTGTTCAATTGCGTCTAAATTATGactctttattgttttttcctttctgGGTTTTCCTTATTTCCAttgaatttgttgattttacaTTATTCGGTGAATCCCCAAGTATTGTGTTTGAACATTTGTGCATAGTATGTTGAATTGCTTGTAGACTACGCCTCTTCAATTGggttttggttgatttttcgTTTTATGGGATCTGTTGTTTTGTCAATGGTGATTATTTTTCCATGTTGGTTTCATTGTGATTGGTGTGGTTTGTTTCATAGTTGTCTCTCATGTTTGTAGGATTGACCTTTATTGCTTTTGTGGACATCTCTGTGATTGGAATTTATTGTTTCAGTTCTTAGGAAGTGTTCTTTGTGTTGAGACTTAGAGATTCTGCCAAAAAAGAGTTGAAGATGTCAAGCTTTGAGGGTGTTCTTGTTTCTGATCCATGGCTTCAAAGTCAATTCACCCAAGTCGAGCTTCGTACCCTCAAATCCAGAGTAAGCAtctacttttctattttcttggGCTACTGGAGtcgttttggttattttttctggtaaattttgatttcttttcagTTGATATGAGAATTGGTTTTGTTGGATTTAGTTTATTTCGGTAAGGAGCCAATCGGGTTGTTTCAAGGTGGAAGATTTGCCTCCTGTTTTTGTGAAATTGAAAGCTTTCAGCGAAATGTTTACTGAGGATGAGATTAAAGATTTCTTAAAGGAAACAAGTAGAGACGTGGGTGAAGAAATAGACTTCGAGTCATATCTTCGGGTGAGTCTATTTATGATggaatttgaattgttttttgtttacgGATGAACTTTAACCATTTCCTCTCAGGGAATGTTGATTTTCCATTTTACAAGCATAAGTAGTTGTTTTGAAGTGGTTGAATTTATAAGATTAATTACTGTAGGCATATCTAGATTTACAAGGCAGAGCAACAGCTAAATCGGGTGGATCTAAAAactcttcttcatttctcaaGGCTGCCACAACTACGTTTCATCATGCCATTAACGAATCCGAGAAGGCTTCTTATGTTGCACACATAAACAGTTTTCTGGCTGAAGATCCATTTCTGAAGAACTATCTCCCTTTAGATCCTAGTACCAATGATTTGTTTGACCTTGCGAAAGATGGTGTTCTTCTATGGTAGTTGAAACAACTTGAATTTAGACATATCAATGTTTAACTTTGTGTTGACAGATggtaataatttttgtttatgctTTTGGTTGCCCTGTGCAGTAAGCTTATCAATGTAGCTGTTCCAGGGACCATAGACGAACG
Coding sequences within:
- the LOC101210282 gene encoding fasciclin-like arabinogalactan protein 7 gives rise to the protein MGFSMIFTVCSALLLLSSSSANAQTASPPSFSPTPAPAPAPDFVNLTDLLTVAGPFHTFLSYLQSTKAIDTFQNQANNTEEGVTIFVPKDSAFSAQKKPSLSNLTADQLKSLILFHGLPHYYSLAEFRNLSLQNPIPTFAGGQYSLNFTDVSGTIHIGSGWTNTKVSSSVHSSDPVAVYQVDKLLLPEAIFGTDIPPTPAPAPAPDIAPAADAPSDVIDGRAAPSSEPKPSSSHRIINWGILIHIVLGISGGFLF